From a single Fulvivirga ulvae genomic region:
- the pckA gene encoding phosphoenolpyruvate carboxykinase (ATP): MQELGIKSEKASVEKLGIKDSTAHWNLSPEKLAEIAVEEGQAVKTASGAISVDTGEFTGRSPKDRFIVKDEITEEAVWWGNINIPFDADKFDQLYNKMVDYLSGKEIYVRDAYACADPNYRTNIRVVNEYSWSNMFVYNMFLRPTEDEIKSFEHEWLVINAPGFKADPAVDGTRQHNFAILNFKKKIALVGGTGYTGEIKKGIFSALNFVLPHQKNTLSMHCSANMGEQGDTAIFFGLSGTGKTTLSADPARKLIGDDEHGWSNENTVFNFEGGCYAKVIDLSEEKEPDIYKAIKEGALLENVVIKNGDVDYKDGSKTENTRVSYPIYHINNIAEPSIGKNPKNIFFLTCDAYGVLPPISKLTPGQAAFHFISGYTAKVAGTEAGITEPVTAFSACFGAPFMPLHPTKYAEMLSKKMQDAGVNVWLVNTGWSGGPYGIGSRMSLKITRGLITAALNGDLNDVEYEKHEIFGLNMPKTCPNVPESVLNPKNTWADKEAYDLKANDLANAFNKNFEKFAENANEEILAAAPTAKVSA; the protein is encoded by the coding sequence ATGCAAGAATTAGGGATAAAATCGGAGAAAGCTTCTGTTGAAAAGCTTGGAATTAAGGATTCTACTGCGCATTGGAATCTATCTCCGGAAAAATTGGCGGAAATCGCTGTTGAGGAAGGTCAGGCTGTAAAAACGGCATCAGGTGCAATTTCCGTTGACACAGGTGAGTTTACAGGGCGCTCACCCAAGGACAGGTTTATTGTTAAGGATGAAATAACTGAAGAAGCAGTTTGGTGGGGAAATATCAACATTCCGTTTGATGCCGATAAGTTTGACCAGCTTTATAACAAAATGGTTGATTACCTGTCAGGTAAAGAAATTTATGTAAGAGATGCCTATGCTTGTGCTGACCCTAATTACAGAACAAATATACGTGTTGTAAATGAGTACTCCTGGTCTAATATGTTTGTTTACAACATGTTTTTAAGGCCTACTGAAGATGAAATCAAATCATTTGAACATGAGTGGCTGGTAATTAATGCCCCTGGCTTTAAAGCTGACCCAGCCGTAGATGGTACCAGGCAGCATAATTTTGCCATATTGAATTTTAAAAAGAAAATTGCCCTTGTGGGAGGAACTGGATATACCGGCGAGATCAAAAAAGGAATTTTCTCTGCACTCAATTTCGTTTTACCTCATCAAAAAAATACATTATCAATGCATTGCTCTGCCAATATGGGCGAGCAAGGTGATACAGCCATTTTCTTCGGGCTCTCCGGTACAGGCAAAACTACTTTATCAGCCGACCCGGCCAGAAAGCTTATAGGTGATGACGAACATGGATGGTCAAATGAAAATACAGTATTTAACTTCGAGGGTGGTTGCTATGCAAAAGTAATAGACCTTTCTGAGGAGAAAGAACCAGATATATACAAAGCAATTAAAGAAGGTGCACTACTTGAAAATGTAGTAATCAAAAATGGCGATGTTGACTACAAAGACGGATCTAAAACTGAAAATACCAGGGTTAGCTATCCGATCTACCATATCAACAATATTGCTGAGCCTTCAATCGGAAAGAATCCTAAAAATATATTCTTCCTAACATGTGATGCTTATGGTGTTTTGCCTCCAATCTCCAAACTCACTCCAGGGCAGGCTGCATTCCACTTTATTTCCGGCTACACGGCAAAGGTTGCCGGTACAGAAGCTGGTATTACAGAGCCGGTAACTGCTTTCTCAGCTTGCTTCGGGGCACCGTTTATGCCATTGCACCCTACTAAATATGCGGAGATGCTGAGTAAAAAGATGCAGGATGCTGGGGTTAATGTATGGTTGGTAAACACCGGTTGGTCTGGTGGCCCTTATGGTATCGGAAGCAGAATGAGTCTCAAAATAACCAGAGGCCTGATCACCGCAGCCCTTAATGGTGATCTCAACGACGTTGAATACGAGAAGCATGAAATCTTTGGACTCAACATGCCTAAGACCTGCCCTAACGTCCCTGAAAGTGTATTAAATCCTAAAAACACATGGGCGGACAAGGAAGCTTATGATCTGAAGGCCAACGACCTTGCAAATGCATTTAACAAGAACTTTGAAAAGTTTGCAGAAAATGCAAATGAAGAAATCCTTGCAGCTGCACCAACTGCAAAAGTTAGTGCGTAG
- the recQ gene encoding DNA helicase RecQ: MKAPTDPKDVLKKYFGYTKFRHRQEQIIAHVLDQKDSLVLMPTGGGKSLCYQVPALIFDGLTLVVSPLIALMKDQVDALKLNGIKAAYLNSALSASQQSEVINQLKNSELKLLYLAPERLIGSDGEFIKFLQTLKVSMIAIDEAHCISQWGHDFRPEYTQLSKLKANFPGTPVIALTATADRLTKEDILKQLKLDKPAIFLSSFNRENIHYFVAPKRESYAQLLDFLKNHEGESGIIYTLSRASAEGLAASLKADGYDVLPYHAGLERELRDKHQDMFIKDEVKIITATIAFGMGIDKSNVRFVVHMDLPKNIEGYYQETGRAGRDGLKSDALLFYSYADVMKLQRFVEVESNEQQSRIMLKKLHEMAEYGDLRTCRRKYLLNYFDEEADNNCGSCDICLNDRERFDGTVIAQKALSAVARLEQKFGAGYVIDILKGSRSEKIREEHKQLKTYGVGADLTKTEWSHYIKDLLYLGLLNKTNAQFPVLRLTEKSLPVLKGEEKVMLYKVSETIYQSSGKPQQELPMEASLFDHLKLLRKRFAVSENVPPYIIFSDATLQELATYLPQNMEDLKEISGFGAVKLEKYGEAFLEKVIEYCASRKLKTQMDQKQRKRKRKSNLNTPTKLESLRLLREKNTLEEIAEKRGLSVSTIESHLNDCVLEGLIDILELMPQALIDEITPAIMENTVPGIKPVKEKLRDDITYGQIRAVYNFLQCKGVV, encoded by the coding sequence ATGAAAGCACCTACCGACCCTAAGGACGTATTAAAGAAATATTTTGGATACACAAAATTCCGACATAGGCAGGAGCAAATTATAGCCCACGTATTAGACCAAAAAGACAGTCTGGTACTTATGCCGACTGGTGGGGGCAAGTCACTTTGTTATCAGGTTCCTGCATTGATATTTGACGGCCTTACCCTGGTGGTATCTCCTTTGATAGCCCTAATGAAAGATCAGGTTGATGCACTTAAACTTAATGGAATAAAAGCAGCCTATTTAAACTCAGCATTATCAGCAAGCCAGCAGTCTGAAGTTATTAATCAACTCAAAAACAGCGAATTGAAGCTGCTGTATTTGGCCCCGGAGCGTTTAATTGGCAGTGATGGAGAGTTTATTAAGTTTCTACAGACACTGAAGGTTTCAATGATTGCCATTGATGAGGCTCACTGTATTTCTCAATGGGGACATGACTTTCGCCCTGAGTATACGCAGCTTTCTAAGCTCAAGGCTAACTTTCCCGGGACTCCTGTCATAGCCCTTACAGCCACTGCTGACCGGTTAACCAAGGAGGACATTCTGAAGCAACTGAAGCTTGATAAACCTGCTATATTTTTATCTAGCTTCAACAGGGAGAATATTCATTATTTCGTAGCTCCCAAACGCGAAAGCTATGCTCAGCTTCTTGACTTTCTTAAAAACCACGAAGGAGAATCAGGTATTATTTATACACTTTCACGAGCTTCGGCAGAAGGTCTGGCAGCGAGTCTAAAGGCTGATGGTTATGATGTACTTCCTTACCATGCCGGCCTGGAAAGAGAGCTGAGAGATAAGCATCAGGACATGTTCATAAAAGATGAAGTGAAAATTATTACGGCCACCATTGCTTTTGGAATGGGAATAGATAAGTCCAATGTGCGTTTTGTAGTGCACATGGACCTTCCCAAGAATATTGAGGGTTATTATCAGGAGACGGGCAGAGCAGGGCGTGATGGCCTCAAGAGCGATGCCCTGCTCTTCTATAGCTATGCTGACGTTATGAAATTGCAGAGGTTTGTCGAGGTTGAAAGCAATGAGCAGCAGTCCAGGATCATGCTTAAAAAGCTTCATGAAATGGCAGAGTATGGCGATCTGCGAACCTGCCGTCGCAAATATTTGCTTAATTATTTTGATGAGGAAGCTGACAATAATTGTGGAAGCTGCGATATCTGTCTTAATGACAGAGAACGATTTGACGGAACTGTGATAGCTCAAAAGGCCTTGTCGGCGGTGGCACGCCTTGAACAAAAGTTTGGTGCCGGTTATGTTATTGATATCCTCAAAGGATCAAGATCTGAGAAAATAAGGGAAGAGCACAAGCAACTCAAGACGTACGGAGTAGGCGCCGATCTTACTAAAACAGAATGGAGTCATTATATTAAAGACCTTTTGTATCTCGGGCTTTTGAATAAAACCAATGCACAATTTCCTGTACTCAGGCTGACAGAAAAAAGTCTTCCTGTACTGAAAGGTGAGGAGAAGGTAATGTTGTATAAGGTATCAGAAACTATATATCAGTCTTCCGGTAAGCCACAGCAGGAATTACCCATGGAAGCCTCACTTTTTGACCATCTAAAATTGTTGCGTAAAAGATTTGCGGTGAGTGAAAATGTGCCGCCTTATATCATATTTTCAGATGCTACCTTGCAAGAGCTGGCTACTTATCTGCCTCAGAATATGGAAGACCTGAAAGAGATCTCTGGTTTCGGAGCTGTTAAACTGGAGAAGTATGGAGAGGCTTTTCTTGAAAAGGTAATTGAATATTGTGCTTCAAGGAAGCTAAAAACTCAAATGGACCAAAAGCAGAGAAAGCGCAAGAGGAAGAGCAACCTGAATACACCGACTAAGTTAGAGTCTCTTAGGCTTCTTCGGGAGAAGAATACACTGGAAGAGATTGCTGAAAAACGAGGGTTGTCCGTATCAACAATAGAGAGCCACCTTAATGACTGCGTTCTGGAAGGCTTAATAGATATATTGGAACTTATGCCCCAGGCGCTGATTGATGAGATCACACCCGCTATTATGGAGAATACCGTGCCCGGAATTAAACCAGTCAAGGAAAAATTAAGAGATGATATTACCTATGGGCAGATCAGGGCGGTATATAATTTTTTACAGTGTAAAGGTGTTGTGTGA
- a CDS encoding DUF6146 family protein, giving the protein MRLLTLVLATFIISGCQSYQGTGTKSQGSNILSKAENDDEYELTIIDSGYDRWFSINRRPINYHTLSFYEQQNARYVRAWNEKVSQQGRYNTINYPFENRINYDPSIDYGLELNYQLYNYFRYIEDTYGNRYNFPY; this is encoded by the coding sequence ATGAGACTTTTGACATTAGTTCTTGCCACTTTCATCATTTCAGGCTGCCAATCATATCAGGGCACAGGCACGAAGAGTCAGGGATCCAACATTCTGTCGAAGGCAGAGAATGATGACGAGTATGAGTTAACAATAATAGATTCCGGCTATGACCGGTGGTTTTCAATAAACCGAAGACCTATTAACTATCATACCCTTTCGTTCTACGAACAACAAAATGCAAGGTATGTAAGAGCATGGAATGAAAAAGTAAGTCAACAGGGACGTTACAATACCATCAATTATCCATTTGAAAACCGCATTAACTATGACCCTTCCATAGATTACGGACTTGAGCTTAATTACCAGCTATATAACTACTTCCGTTACATAGAAGATACTTATGGCAACCGGTATAACTTCCCTTATTAA
- a CDS encoding NupC/NupG family nucleoside CNT transporter: protein MDYIRGLIGLTVLIGMAFLFSKNRKAIDWRLVGIGVLLQIIFAILITKVSFVAAGFDWISDKFVTFLSFSGDGAAFLFGDLVKVDKFGFIFAFQVLPTVIFFSTVSAGLYYLGVLQKIVYGIAWIMARTMRLSGAESLSAAGNIFLGQTEAPLLVRPFVKNMTTSELMCLMTGGMATIAGGVLAGYVAFLGGDDPAERAKYAAYLLSASIMNAPAAIVLAKIVIPETRPEEIDSDLRVSKESLGVNLIDSLAQGAADGLKLALNIGGMLLAFIAIIFALNWILVDGIGEWTGLNSFVVASTDGAFKGFSLEYILGQVFRLFAFAMGVNWDEALSVGSLLGQKIVINEFVAYLSLADLKASGILSDKAIVISTYALCGFANFSSIAIQIGGIGGMAPNRQGDLSRLGMRALFAATLATMMTATIAGALFG, encoded by the coding sequence ATGGACTATATAAGAGGGTTAATAGGACTGACCGTTCTGATCGGCATGGCATTCCTTTTTTCGAAAAACAGAAAAGCTATTGACTGGCGGTTGGTTGGGATAGGCGTACTTCTGCAGATAATTTTCGCCATACTCATTACCAAAGTAAGCTTTGTTGCTGCAGGCTTTGACTGGATAAGCGACAAGTTTGTTACCTTTCTAAGTTTTTCAGGTGATGGTGCTGCGTTCCTTTTTGGAGATTTGGTCAAAGTAGATAAATTCGGATTTATATTTGCCTTTCAGGTATTGCCCACTGTTATTTTCTTCTCTACCGTTTCTGCTGGCCTTTACTATCTTGGTGTACTTCAGAAAATTGTTTATGGCATTGCCTGGATCATGGCCCGAACGATGCGGCTGTCTGGTGCGGAGAGCTTATCTGCAGCAGGAAATATCTTCCTGGGGCAAACAGAAGCCCCTCTGCTGGTAAGGCCTTTTGTGAAAAATATGACAACCTCTGAGCTTATGTGCCTGATGACTGGCGGGATGGCGACCATTGCCGGAGGAGTGTTGGCCGGGTATGTTGCTTTCCTGGGTGGTGATGATCCCGCTGAGCGTGCTAAGTATGCAGCCTACCTTTTGAGTGCCTCTATAATGAATGCACCGGCCGCTATTGTACTCGCAAAAATTGTAATACCTGAAACGCGCCCTGAGGAGATTGATTCTGACCTGAGAGTTAGTAAGGAAAGCCTTGGAGTCAATCTCATTGATTCATTGGCACAGGGCGCAGCCGATGGCTTAAAGCTAGCTTTGAATATTGGAGGTATGCTGCTTGCTTTCATAGCCATAATTTTTGCACTGAATTGGATACTGGTGGATGGAATAGGGGAGTGGACGGGGCTTAACAGCTTCGTAGTAGCAAGTACAGATGGCGCCTTTAAAGGTTTTTCCCTGGAGTATATTCTTGGACAGGTATTTCGTTTGTTTGCCTTTGCCATGGGAGTAAACTGGGATGAAGCTCTGAGTGTAGGGAGTTTACTGGGGCAAAAAATCGTAATCAATGAATTTGTGGCCTATCTTAGCCTGGCAGACCTTAAAGCGTCGGGAATACTAAGCGACAAGGCCATAGTGATTTCAACTTATGCACTCTGTGGTTTTGCAAATTTTAGCTCCATAGCTATTCAGATAGGAGGTATTGGAGGTATGGCGCCTAACAGGCAGGGAGACTTATCAAGATTAGGTATGCGAGCCCTTTTTGCGGCTACTTTGGCCACCATGATGACGGCAACTATTGCCGGTGCTTTATTTGGTTAA
- a CDS encoding bifunctional nuclease family protein, with protein MDKIKLEILGLSSSQSQSGSFALVLGEIEGSRRLPIIIGMFEAQAIAIEIEKIIPNRPMTHDLFKSFAQSFEYKVEEIIISDLKEGVFFAKIVCSNGTKSIEIDARPSDAIAIGLRFDSPIYTYESILAEAGIVLTDESEDDIAEIKSEIKSSSAKKQSASKSDDLKNFSVDKLNELLNEAIEKEDYEKAAKIRDELSRRN; from the coding sequence TTGGATAAGATAAAATTAGAAATACTAGGACTTTCGTCAAGCCAATCCCAATCAGGGTCTTTTGCCCTTGTACTGGGAGAGATAGAAGGTAGCAGAAGATTACCTATCATCATCGGCATGTTTGAGGCTCAGGCCATTGCCATTGAGATAGAAAAAATCATACCGAACAGGCCTATGACCCATGACCTGTTCAAGTCTTTTGCACAAAGCTTTGAGTACAAAGTGGAGGAGATAATAATCTCCGATCTGAAGGAAGGAGTGTTTTTTGCAAAGATAGTTTGCAGTAACGGCACAAAGAGCATTGAAATAGATGCAAGACCATCAGATGCTATCGCTATAGGGTTAAGGTTTGACTCACCGATTTACACCTATGAATCAATATTGGCAGAAGCTGGTATAGTTCTTACGGATGAGTCGGAAGACGACATAGCTGAGATAAAAAGTGAGATCAAATCATCTTCTGCTAAGAAGCAAAGCGCTTCTAAAAGTGATGACTTGAAGAACTTTTCAGTAGATAAATTAAATGAACTACTCAACGAAGCCATCGAGAAAGAAGATTATGAAAAGGCGGCAAAGATCAGAGATGAGTTGAGTCGTAGAAACTAA
- a CDS encoding electron transfer flavoprotein subunit alpha/FixB family protein, whose product MSILVFVESAEGQVKKTSIEAVAYAAAMGGDVTAIALGNNVDSSELEKLGNFGASKVLHVDDERLNQGVIQAYSSILAKAMADTGAEVLVLANSALGNPVSARVSVKVGASLVSNVTDLPDTSSGFKVKRSIYTGKAFANVELTNDKKILAIKKNAAEIKETGGSATVEKYSADLNDGDFGAKITKTDKATGEVLLPEAEIVVSGGRGLKGPENWGMIEDLAKELGAATGCSKPVSDMDWRPHHEHVGQTGVKVSPQLYIAVGISGAIQHLAGVNSSKYIVVINKDPEAPFFKAADYGIVGDAFEIVPKFTEALRAAK is encoded by the coding sequence ATGTCAATATTAGTTTTTGTAGAAAGTGCCGAAGGTCAGGTAAAGAAGACCTCAATAGAAGCTGTGGCTTATGCAGCAGCTATGGGAGGTGATGTTACAGCCATAGCCCTGGGTAATAATGTAGACAGTTCTGAATTAGAGAAATTAGGAAATTTCGGTGCCTCAAAGGTACTTCACGTTGATGATGAAAGATTAAATCAGGGAGTGATTCAGGCTTATTCTTCAATTCTGGCCAAAGCCATGGCAGATACCGGAGCGGAAGTACTGGTATTAGCCAATTCAGCTTTGGGTAACCCTGTTTCTGCCAGAGTATCTGTGAAGGTAGGGGCAAGCCTCGTTTCTAATGTTACAGATCTGCCTGATACATCGTCAGGGTTTAAAGTGAAAAGAAGCATCTACACAGGTAAAGCTTTTGCCAATGTAGAACTTACCAATGACAAGAAAATACTGGCCATTAAAAAGAATGCGGCGGAGATTAAGGAGACTGGTGGTTCTGCGACTGTGGAAAAATACAGTGCTGACCTTAATGATGGCGATTTTGGAGCTAAAATAACCAAGACTGATAAAGCAACCGGAGAGGTACTTTTACCCGAGGCTGAAATCGTTGTTTCAGGAGGAAGAGGACTTAAAGGTCCGGAAAACTGGGGAATGATTGAAGATCTGGCAAAAGAGTTGGGTGCCGCCACAGGTTGTAGCAAGCCTGTTTCTGATATGGACTGGAGACCTCATCACGAGCACGTAGGACAGACAGGTGTTAAGGTAAGCCCTCAGTTGTATATTGCAGTAGGAATATCAGGAGCTATACAACATCTTGCTGGTGTTAACTCTTCTAAGTATATTGTTGTTATAAATAAAGACCCTGAAGCCCCCTTCTTTAAGGCGGCAGATTACGGCATAGTAGGGGATGCATTTGAAATAGTACCTAAGTTCACCGAAGCACTAAGAGCAGCGAAGTAA
- a CDS encoding electron transfer flavoprotein subunit beta/FixA family protein, producing the protein MKILVCITHVPDTTSRITFTDGDTKFDTNGVQFIIGPYDDYALARAVELKEQLGGSITVLNVGGAETEPTIRKALAIGADDAIRVNAEPKDSFFVAEQIANAAKDGGYDLILMGRESIDFNGGMVHGMVGELLGLPSISPVMTLDIEGDTAKMTREIEGGKEYLEVKLPFVAGCQEPIAEWKIPNMRGIMSARTKPLNVVEPSGNGENTRLEKYELPPAKGEVKMIDADNVGELVSLLKNEAKVI; encoded by the coding sequence ATGAAGATATTAGTTTGCATAACCCATGTACCTGATACAACATCCCGTATCACGTTCACCGATGGTGACACCAAATTTGACACTAATGGAGTTCAGTTTATCATAGGGCCCTATGATGATTATGCCCTTGCCCGTGCAGTAGAGTTGAAAGAGCAATTAGGCGGATCAATAACTGTTTTAAATGTAGGAGGTGCCGAGACTGAACCAACTATTCGCAAAGCTCTGGCTATCGGTGCAGATGATGCCATCAGAGTTAATGCAGAACCTAAAGATTCATTTTTTGTTGCAGAGCAGATTGCCAATGCAGCCAAGGATGGCGGATACGATTTAATACTTATGGGACGTGAGTCTATCGACTTCAACGGCGGAATGGTTCATGGTATGGTAGGCGAGCTGCTTGGATTACCATCAATTTCTCCTGTGATGACCCTGGATATTGAAGGAGATACTGCAAAGATGACAAGGGAAATTGAAGGAGGTAAGGAATATCTGGAAGTAAAGCTTCCGTTTGTTGCCGGTTGCCAGGAGCCAATTGCTGAATGGAAAATCCCTAACATGAGAGGGATTATGTCGGCAAGAACAAAACCATTAAATGTGGTGGAGCCTTCAGGAAATGGAGAAAACACCAGGCTAGAGAAGTATGAATTGCCACCTGCCAAGGGAGAAGTGAAGATGATAGATGCCGATAACGTAGGAGAGTTGGTAAGTTTGTTGAAAAATGAAGCCAAGGTAATCTAA
- a CDS encoding tetratricopeptide repeat protein, protein MNSSRLNQLLDFLKEDPNDPFTLYAIATEYRSGDIDKSRTYYEQLLTDHPDYLPTYYHAAQLYQQLELIPLAKQTFENGIELAKKQGNALSLRELQNAYNELLFEEDE, encoded by the coding sequence ATGAATTCATCACGATTAAATCAACTGCTTGATTTTCTAAAAGAAGACCCTAACGACCCTTTCACCCTGTATGCTATAGCCACTGAGTACAGGTCCGGCGACATTGACAAATCAAGGACATACTACGAGCAGCTGCTCACTGACCATCCCGACTACCTCCCTACCTACTACCATGCCGCTCAACTGTACCAGCAACTGGAGCTTATACCCCTGGCCAAACAGACTTTTGAAAACGGAATTGAACTCGCAAAAAAACAAGGGAACGCTCTGTCTCTTCGCGAACTTCAAAACGCCTACAATGAACTACTTTTCGAAGAAGATGAATAG
- a CDS encoding quinone oxidoreductase family protein: MKGLVLTSPGKIEIAELEKPQLDQSQILVKLQAAALNKRDQFIREGKYPNIQLNSVLGSDGVGEVVEVGSKSHKKWIGKTVVINPNIDWGDNPDVQSRSYSILGMPQHGTFAEYVAIGADRVHESPGHLEPEEAAALPLGGLTAYRACFRHGKIKANDNVLISGFGGGVAQFAFQFALAAEANVYVTSGKKEKLNAALKMGAAGAYNYKSKDWYKNLWQTKGGFDVVIDSAGGDQINNFLKIMRPGGRVVFYGATNGLPTTLDLYRMFWNQLSLQGSTMGNDEEFKAMLNFVSKKKIKPVIDSVRPFDEIVSAFDDIASATKSGKLVVRF, encoded by the coding sequence ATGAAAGGACTAGTATTAACATCTCCGGGAAAAATCGAGATAGCAGAACTTGAAAAACCACAGCTGGACCAGTCGCAGATATTGGTAAAGTTACAGGCTGCAGCACTAAACAAAAGAGATCAGTTTATTCGTGAAGGTAAGTACCCAAATATCCAGTTGAATTCCGTGCTCGGGTCTGATGGAGTGGGAGAAGTGGTAGAAGTGGGAAGTAAAAGCCATAAGAAATGGATAGGCAAAACTGTGGTCATAAATCCTAATATTGATTGGGGAGACAATCCGGATGTTCAGTCGAGGAGCTATTCTATTTTAGGTATGCCACAGCATGGTACGTTTGCAGAGTACGTGGCGATAGGTGCTGACAGAGTGCATGAGTCGCCTGGGCATCTGGAGCCTGAAGAAGCAGCGGCATTGCCTTTGGGAGGACTTACCGCCTACAGGGCATGCTTCCGCCATGGAAAAATAAAGGCTAATGACAATGTTTTGATATCTGGTTTTGGAGGGGGTGTTGCCCAGTTTGCTTTTCAGTTTGCCCTGGCGGCCGAAGCTAATGTATACGTGACATCCGGAAAGAAGGAGAAATTGAATGCTGCATTGAAAATGGGTGCGGCGGGAGCCTACAATTATAAGAGTAAAGACTGGTACAAAAACCTATGGCAAACCAAGGGAGGATTTGATGTGGTGATTGACAGTGCCGGGGGTGATCAGATCAACAATTTTCTTAAAATAATGAGGCCCGGAGGAAGGGTAGTTTTTTACGGCGCTACCAATGGGTTGCCCACTACGCTTGACCTCTACAGGATGTTTTGGAATCAATTGTCATTGCAAGGGTCAACCATGGGAAACGACGAAGAGTTTAAGGCTATGCTGAATTTTGTAAGCAAGAAAAAAATCAAACCTGTAATTGATTCTGTAAGGCCGTTTGATGAAATCGTATCAGCTTTTGACGATATTGCAAGTGCGACCAAATCAGGAAAGTTAGTTGTTAGATTTTGA
- the dnaB gene encoding replicative DNA helicase, which yields MENKSSLRVGHKSNRLTVDMNEGLGKLPPQALDLEDAVLGALMLEKDALTTVIDILKPDSFYSDAHKEIYRAIVELFNNSEPVDMRTVANQLRKNGKLEMAGGSYYIAELTSKVSSAANVEYHARIVTEMSIKRELIRVASEIQHDAYEDTSDVFQLLDKTEQALFEISESNIRKNFDNMRSLMAQAIQELEERKNHKDGLTGVPSGFSALDRVTSGWQRSDLIIIAARPAMGKTAFVVSALRNAAVEFNHAAAIFSLEMSSVQLVNRLISAEAELESEKIKKGNLAGYEWEQLIHKTNKLSNAPIFIDDTPALSILELRAKCRRLKAQHDIQLIVIDYLQLMSGDSSKGGGNREQEIASISRALKGIAKELNVPVIALSQLSRAVETRGGDKRPQLSDLRESGSIEQDADMVMFLYRPEYYGITEDENGMPTIGMGEVIIAKHRNGSLENVPLKFIGKFTKFADLDTGGFSGGDFPSGGGIPSEFDDSAGTITLGSRLNEDKGGSGGSFGSFDDGDEDAPF from the coding sequence ATGGAAAACAAGTCATCGCTGCGGGTAGGTCATAAGTCTAACAGATTAACGGTAGACATGAATGAGGGGCTCGGGAAATTACCCCCGCAGGCGCTGGATTTGGAAGATGCGGTACTTGGTGCATTAATGCTTGAAAAAGACGCACTTACTACTGTTATTGATATCCTTAAGCCTGACAGTTTTTATTCGGATGCTCACAAGGAAATTTACAGGGCAATCGTTGAATTATTCAACAATTCTGAGCCTGTGGATATGCGAACCGTAGCGAACCAGCTAAGGAAGAATGGCAAGCTGGAGATGGCGGGCGGTTCATATTACATAGCAGAACTTACATCTAAAGTGAGCTCGGCTGCCAACGTTGAGTACCACGCCAGGATAGTCACCGAGATGTCTATCAAGCGCGAGCTTATCCGTGTTGCATCCGAGATCCAGCACGATGCTTACGAAGACACCTCCGATGTTTTTCAGCTACTTGATAAGACGGAGCAGGCACTGTTTGAGATCTCCGAGTCTAACATCAGAAAAAATTTCGACAATATGCGGTCCCTGATGGCTCAGGCTATCCAGGAATTGGAGGAAAGAAAAAACCACAAAGACGGGCTAACCGGTGTGCCGAGTGGGTTCTCAGCCCTCGACAGGGTTACATCAGGTTGGCAGCGGTCAGATCTCATTATTATTGCTGCCCGTCCTGCGATGGGTAAAACGGCTTTTGTGGTTTCTGCCTTACGTAATGCGGCCGTAGAATTTAACCATGCAGCAGCTATATTCTCCCTGGAGATGTCTTCCGTGCAGTTGGTAAACAGGCTTATCTCTGCCGAGGCAGAACTTGAAAGTGAAAAAATTAAAAAAGGTAATCTGGCGGGCTATGAGTGGGAACAGCTTATCCACAAAACGAATAAATTAAGTAATGCGCCCATTTTCATCGATGATACTCCTGCACTATCCATTCTGGAACTAAGGGCTAAGTGTCGAAGGCTCAAAGCGCAGCATGATATACAACTGATAGTAATCGACTACCTGCAGTTGATGAGCGGTGACAGTTCTAAAGGAGGTGGTAACCGTGAGCAAGAGATTGCGTCTATTTCAAGGGCATTGAAAGGAATTGCCAAGGAGCTTAACGTACCGGTAATTGCGCTTTCCCAGTTAAGCCGGGCCGTGGAAACGCGGGGCGGAGACAAAAGACCTCAACTATCTGATTTGAGGGAATCGGGTTCTATTGAGCAGGATGCAGATATGGTAATGTTCCTCTACAGACCGGAATATTATGGCATTACCGAGGATGAAAATGGTATGCCTACTATTGGAATGGGAGAGGTTATCATAGCCAAGCACAGAAACGGTTCTCTTGAGAATGTCCCACTTAAGTTTATCGGTAAGTTCACCAAGTTTGCCGATCTTGACACTGGTGGTTTTTCAGGAGGAGATTTCCCTTCAGGTGGAGGCATTCCTTCTGAGTTTGATGATTCTGCAGGTACGATAACTTTGGGAAGTCGCCTGAATGAAGATAAGGGAGGCTCCGGCGGAAGTTTTGGGAGCTTTGATGATGGCGACGAAGATGCCCCTTTCTAA